In Aerosakkonema funiforme FACHB-1375, a single window of DNA contains:
- a CDS encoding SDR family oxidoreductase codes for MIAKKVAIVTGGSSGIGRATCINLAKEEFHVVVVGTNPERVQQTLNLLEKQTLSQLNPPYIGLTLDVSQEPDMQEMANKTVEHFGRIDLLVASAGVGKRSGSKRFMPEPTASLSLLEWNEIININLTGIFLSNRAVIPVMIAQGVGHIINICSSTTPRGLRGQPYAPAYCASKFGVVGFTESLAAEVSSYGIRVQALFPGYVNTPMVSETALLQRYGGSMSADDVAATVVYLAKQPTEAIVVHPHLIPFTSIK; via the coding sequence ATGATAGCAAAAAAGGTGGCGATCGTAACTGGAGGCAGCAGTGGCATTGGAAGGGCTACCTGTATTAATCTGGCCAAAGAAGAATTTCATGTTGTAGTGGTTGGCACTAACCCGGAACGGGTTCAGCAAACTTTGAATCTGCTAGAAAAACAGACATTGAGCCAACTTAACCCACCTTATATTGGCCTGACCTTGGATGTAAGTCAAGAGCCAGATATGCAAGAAATGGCGAACAAAACAGTCGAACATTTCGGTAGGATAGACCTATTAGTGGCTAGTGCTGGAGTAGGAAAAAGATCTGGATCGAAGCGGTTTATGCCCGAGCCAACTGCTTCGCTCAGTTTGCTGGAATGGAATGAAATAATTAACATAAATCTTACAGGGATATTTCTTAGCAATCGTGCAGTTATTCCTGTTATGATCGCCCAAGGAGTAGGCCACATAATCAATATCTGCTCCTCCACAACACCTCGCGGACTGCGCGGTCAACCTTATGCTCCCGCTTACTGTGCTTCCAAGTTTGGTGTAGTCGGTTTTACTGAATCTTTAGCTGCAGAAGTAAGTTCATACGGAATTCGCGTCCAAGCTTTGTTCCCCGGTTATGTAAACACGCCAATGGTGTCAGAAACAGCTTTATTGCAACGCTATGGAGGAAGTATGAGTGCTGATGATGTTGCCGCCACTGTAGTTTATCTGGCCAAACAGCCAACAGAAGCCATTGTCGTTCATCCCCACTTAATTCCTTTTACAAGTATAAAGTAA
- a CDS encoding alpha/beta fold hydrolase, with translation MPEIVIDNVLLHYQCFGEGEDLVLIHGLAANLAFWYPGIASMLAQKYRVITYDLRGHGKSGMPVSGYSMGHMEHDLQGLLNHLGITRAHIVGHSFGARIAVHYAVSHPQQVATLTIADTQFRCLQPKMRLGDWLYWQSWKEQLLQHGVALPSDDEFISFKLLLEFDRIFNELTQKGIATKPSKLSLKNRDLGRKGAANWQKLMDTTTAKQEFDEGEEMTQEDIKKISMPTLAFYGEYSHCMPSCWKFKESIENCQVAVMPEVGHFHPVVKPELFVETLGQFLQAHPFNLGNFSSARSNNRVRPES, from the coding sequence ATGCCTGAAATTGTGATTGATAATGTCCTTTTACACTATCAATGTTTTGGTGAAGGCGAAGACTTGGTACTTATTCACGGTTTGGCCGCAAACTTAGCCTTTTGGTATCCCGGCATTGCTTCAATGTTAGCCCAGAAATATCGAGTAATTACTTACGACCTCAGAGGACACGGCAAAAGCGGTATGCCTGTCTCAGGCTACAGTATGGGACATATGGAGCATGACCTACAAGGTTTGCTCAACCATCTGGGTATAACCCGCGCTCATATAGTGGGACACAGTTTTGGTGCCAGAATAGCAGTTCATTATGCTGTGTCCCACCCCCAGCAAGTTGCTACTTTAACCATAGCAGATACTCAGTTCAGGTGCTTACAACCCAAGATGCGACTAGGAGATTGGTTGTACTGGCAAAGTTGGAAAGAGCAACTGCTGCAACACGGTGTTGCCTTACCTTCCGACGATGAGTTTATCAGTTTTAAATTGCTTTTAGAATTTGATCGCATCTTTAACGAACTCACCCAAAAGGGCATAGCCACAAAACCATCTAAACTTTCCTTGAAAAATCGCGATTTAGGCCGAAAAGGAGCCGCAAACTGGCAGAAATTGATGGATACTACCACGGCCAAACAGGAATTTGACGAAGGGGAAGAAATGACGCAAGAAGACATCAAGAAAATCTCGATGCCGACTCTGGCGTTTTATGGAGAGTATTCCCACTGTATGCCTTCTTGCTGGAAATTTAAAGAGTCGATCGAAAATTGTCAAGTGGCTGTAATGCCAGAGGTAGGACACTTTCACCCTGTAGTTAAACCAGAATTATTTGTTGAAACATTAGGGCAATTTTTACAAGCGCATCCGTTCAACCTTGGTAATTTCTCCAGTGCCCGCTCGAACAATAGAGTGAGGCCTGAAAGTTAA
- a CDS encoding alkaline phosphatase family protein: MNKVLMIGLDGGTFTLLKPLIEEGVMPFLKEFLSDGVNGDLISTLNPLTPPAWVSIYTGRSPEVHGIFDFMRSVAGDGKIVMFRPNNFEDIRCETIWSMISRHGKRVTTLNFFGMSPPQAVNGYLVSGFTTWKHLRSATYPPSLFETMKNLPNFDYKKLGMDIQEEKKAIWGLQEGKYEEWIKMHLERDKSWTDLLCYLMETDPTDLTAIVFDGPDKLQHLFWRYLLPELAENNLGAWDSQIRELCLQYYRQLDDSIERLVRIAGLDTNVIMVSDHGFGSSTEVVYMNEWLAQNGYLKWSEAAEIDPVGRIASDRSRDNKAMMMLDWNNTIAYAKTASSNGIFVKDVNTFGVGITDEEYVEFCTKLRQELLDYRHPVDGGQVFVNVYLNQARMEGKQSVESAPDLTVKLRDGGFVSILRHSEIVRQRKKPEGTHRPNGIFAARGPAIKSGEQLKSLSILDISPLLLYLLDLPVPTDLEGRVPTEILRDEKLINNPVELYGVTQLLEERTNQQEQQISDEEKEALLAQLKLLGYME, from the coding sequence ATGAACAAAGTTTTGATGATTGGGCTTGATGGGGGCACATTTACCCTATTAAAGCCACTAATTGAAGAAGGGGTCATGCCATTTTTGAAAGAATTTCTCAGCGATGGAGTAAACGGGGATCTCATATCAACGCTCAATCCCCTGACACCCCCTGCATGGGTATCTATATATACAGGTAGAAGCCCAGAAGTTCACGGAATCTTCGATTTTATGCGGTCAGTTGCTGGGGACGGTAAAATCGTTATGTTTAGACCTAACAATTTCGAGGATATCCGGTGCGAAACTATCTGGTCTATGATTAGTCGCCACGGGAAACGAGTCACTACGCTTAACTTTTTTGGGATGTCGCCCCCCCAGGCGGTTAACGGTTATCTGGTTTCTGGTTTCACAACCTGGAAGCATCTGCGGAGTGCTACTTATCCTCCTTCCCTATTTGAAACTATGAAAAATCTGCCTAATTTTGATTACAAGAAATTAGGTATGGATATCCAAGAGGAAAAAAAGGCGATTTGGGGTCTTCAGGAAGGGAAATATGAAGAGTGGATTAAAATGCACTTGGAACGAGATAAATCTTGGACCGATCTGCTTTGTTATTTGATGGAAACAGACCCTACAGATTTAACTGCGATCGTGTTTGATGGCCCCGATAAATTACAACATTTGTTTTGGCGCTACCTACTTCCCGAACTAGCTGAAAACAATTTAGGTGCTTGGGATAGTCAGATCCGCGAACTTTGCCTGCAATATTATCGGCAGTTAGATGATTCCATTGAGCGCCTAGTGAGAATAGCGGGCCTCGACACTAATGTGATTATGGTTTCGGATCATGGATTTGGTAGTAGTACCGAAGTTGTATACATGAATGAGTGGCTGGCCCAGAACGGTTATCTCAAATGGTCGGAAGCTGCCGAAATAGACCCTGTTGGTAGGATCGCATCTGACCGTTCCAGAGACAATAAAGCAATGATGATGTTGGACTGGAACAATACTATTGCTTATGCTAAAACAGCTAGCAGTAATGGCATTTTTGTTAAAGATGTTAACACCTTTGGCGTGGGTATTACAGATGAAGAATATGTTGAATTTTGCACTAAACTGAGGCAAGAGTTGCTGGATTATAGGCATCCAGTAGACGGTGGCCAGGTTTTTGTAAATGTTTATTTGAACCAAGCCAGAATGGAAGGGAAACAATCTGTAGAGTCCGCACCCGATCTTACAGTAAAACTACGGGATGGAGGATTTGTATCCATTCTCAGACATTCAGAAATTGTCAGACAAAGAAAAAAACCAGAGGGTACACATCGTCCTAATGGGATTTTCGCCGCTAGAGGTCCGGCTATCAAGTCAGGCGAGCAACTAAAATCTTTATCTATTCTGGACATTTCACCGCTGTTGTTGTATTTGCTAGACCTACCTGTTCCCACAGATTTGGAAGGCAGAGTGCCAACAGAAATTTTACGGGACGAAAAGTTAATTAACAATCCGGTGGAACTCTATGGTGTAACCCAATTATTAGAAGAACGTACTAATCAGCAGGAACAACAGATTTCCGATGAAGAAAAAGAGGCTTTGTTAGCTCAGTTAAAATTGTTGGGCTATATGGAGTAA
- a CDS encoding acyl carrier protein, whose translation MQNTENNSTLISRDEIESRVISVLEEMTADWDMDFSGGINSQTRLMEDLAFESIDVVQLVVSLEKNFARKDIPFEKLFMQEGDYVDDLLVTEVIDFLHKHLNNRS comes from the coding sequence ATGCAAAATACCGAAAATAACTCAACCCTGATTAGCAGAGATGAGATCGAATCAAGAGTAATTTCTGTGTTAGAGGAAATGACTGCTGATTGGGATATGGATTTTTCTGGAGGGATTAACTCCCAGACCCGTCTGATGGAAGATTTGGCTTTTGAATCGATTGACGTTGTGCAACTTGTGGTATCGCTCGAAAAAAATTTTGCCCGCAAAGACATTCCCTTTGAAAAATTATTTATGCAAGAAGGCGATTATGTTGACGATCTTTTAGTGACGGAGGTAATTGACTTTTTACATAAACACCTAAATAACAGGTCGTAG
- a CDS encoding type I polyketide synthase — protein sequence MNDDVAIIGISALFSAAKDMPSYWQNIFNKVDAVHAAPDEWAYPYFDPNSKENNRIYTRLGGFIGKLAAFNPVEFGIVPNSVDGGEPDQYLALKLARDALWDAGYESRPFNREKTGIIIGRGTYPNRGNSNLIQHGMIVDQTLELLGEICPNLDEATLLNIRKNLQASLPAFNAETAPGLVPNIMTGRIANRLDLMGPNYIVDAACASSLVAVDLAIGELASGRCDMVLAGGVQASVPPVIAMIFCQLGALSRSNIRPFDANANGTLLGEGLGMLVLKRLKEARRDGDRIYAVIKGVGTSSDGKALGLMAPRLEGEILALQRAYANTGIDSATIGLLEAHGTGIALGDRTEVQALSQYFGQREGLLPTCALGSVKSMIGHCLPAAGVAGLIKTALALYHKVLPPTLCDGVNSNLGLEQTPFYINTEVRPWIHGLPNSPRRAAVNAFGFGGINAHAVLEEDTESQPKDLKILHQDWPTELLVFSGIDRPKLLDCINQILQLLKSQPEISLANLAYTLSRLDIGTHRLAIIACDLKDLETKLNFAVEKLADPNKQRIQARNGIYYSETSHKGKIAFLFPGEGAQYTNMLADLCLYFPKVREWFDLLDETFYPERAYPPSRIIFPPPTCLSAAAQKLTETQLYAQDVGVEIVFTASRALLELLNQFNINCDVMVGHSAGETTALTASGIVRLKDKSELIAAMRRLNRIYQDLKASDSIPKGALLTIGNIDSNTLKQYLEKLPGRLHLAMDNCPNQVVIFGDESHIHDAMRYFKAVGGICSLLPYGRANHTPLNQAVANALVSFYASLDMGAAQTPLYSCAICEAFPSEPEAIRDLAAKQWISRVKFRETIAKLYDLGVTTYIEVGPRGNLTAFVDDILRGRNYLALASNSQRKSGLEQIQNLLARLFVDRISVNFTPLYQLRDLVPVNLDKAFNLSHLNQKLNPTLKLTMPIARLEPELVQTVKNKLLLQTDSRPIVEQTDIDKLKVDKQSANGSGELQSTVNRDRSLPNIERSVTVAFDSQVTVSSTVEVPISSVPPVKTAPTVSSRVSEATADTQLSILFAHFDLMQEFLVSQERVANAMFSNGEEFNSLVIPHYELPTSTGESAWPFLGDILESDYEHLYSVRRFDINQDIFLQDHTIGGQLSQIHPELLPLPVIPFTISLEMLAEAAVYLVGGNKVAIGFHNLRGYRWLALDRGEIVLYIQAQRQSTQDERTGDVRVQLFQSGTSDPSTRHLVFEGSVRLADRYPSAPHTMEFHLEQPAASRWSDAELYRTGMFHGPLFQGVKHIRQWGKEGIEADLEVIGINDFFSHIENPVFQTDAGLLDNTGQLVGYWVSDLFGRCDFNVFPYSVRAIHLYAPPLPPGTSILGRGSIEFIGNQFTEANMDLLDRSGKVIIRVESWQDRYFEIPSHYYECRLHPQTSYLSRPWMQTETQLVCRRIDPFTENFFNDSWGIWLRVLVHLMLNQKERDFWYGLSEKGRRRQDWLLGRIAAKDAIRQWAKQNFGLQLAPVDIEVFATDLGKPLVCCPELEAVSPIPDISISHSQGYVIAALANSNQRIGVDLQRLNRIHADDLLSGAFSSSEIELLEKIPLSQTEKQTIVVSFWCAKEAIAKAIGTGLEGNPRQFQVSFYSHKDKQVTIAHAGLFFQVKLWYTENEVLAICQHPS from the coding sequence ATGAATGATGATGTAGCAATTATAGGCATATCTGCGCTGTTTTCTGCCGCAAAAGATATGCCCAGTTATTGGCAAAATATATTCAATAAAGTAGATGCCGTTCACGCAGCGCCAGATGAGTGGGCATATCCATACTTCGATCCAAACTCAAAAGAAAATAATCGAATTTATACGCGGCTTGGGGGATTTATTGGCAAATTAGCAGCTTTCAATCCTGTAGAATTTGGGATTGTTCCGAATTCGGTAGATGGTGGAGAACCTGACCAATATCTGGCTTTAAAGTTAGCACGGGATGCACTTTGGGATGCAGGCTACGAGTCACGACCATTTAATAGAGAAAAAACAGGCATTATTATTGGACGGGGAACTTATCCCAATCGTGGCAATAGTAACTTAATCCAGCACGGGATGATTGTGGATCAGACGCTGGAATTACTTGGAGAAATATGTCCCAATTTGGATGAAGCAACGCTGCTGAATATCCGCAAAAATTTACAAGCCAGCTTACCAGCTTTTAATGCAGAGACAGCACCGGGGCTGGTGCCAAATATTATGACAGGTCGCATTGCCAATCGGCTGGATTTGATGGGACCTAATTATATTGTTGATGCCGCCTGTGCTTCTTCCCTAGTAGCGGTAGATCTTGCTATTGGTGAATTAGCCAGCGGTCGCTGCGATATGGTTTTGGCCGGTGGGGTACAAGCGTCGGTACCGCCAGTAATTGCGATGATTTTCTGTCAGTTGGGAGCTTTGTCAAGAAGCAATATCCGGCCTTTTGACGCCAACGCTAATGGCACTTTGCTTGGTGAAGGTCTGGGAATGTTGGTGCTGAAGCGATTGAAGGAAGCCAGACGAGATGGCGATCGCATTTACGCTGTCATCAAAGGTGTTGGTACTTCGAGTGATGGCAAAGCACTGGGATTGATGGCACCTCGATTGGAGGGCGAAATTCTGGCTTTGCAACGCGCCTATGCCAATACGGGTATTGATTCGGCTACTATCGGTCTGTTAGAAGCTCACGGTACTGGAATTGCCTTGGGAGATCGAACCGAAGTGCAGGCACTTTCCCAATATTTCGGTCAGCGAGAAGGATTGCTGCCTACCTGTGCGCTGGGTTCGGTAAAATCAATGATCGGTCACTGTCTGCCTGCTGCTGGCGTAGCAGGACTGATTAAAACTGCACTGGCGCTTTACCATAAAGTATTGCCACCGACTTTATGCGATGGTGTCAATAGTAATTTGGGCCTCGAACAAACGCCTTTTTACATTAACACTGAGGTTCGTCCTTGGATTCACGGACTGCCAAATTCACCCCGACGAGCTGCGGTTAATGCTTTTGGCTTTGGAGGCATAAATGCTCACGCGGTTTTGGAAGAGGACACAGAATCCCAGCCAAAAGATTTAAAAATACTGCATCAAGATTGGCCGACAGAGCTATTAGTATTTTCAGGAATCGATCGCCCCAAGCTGCTCGACTGCATTAACCAAATTCTCCAACTACTCAAAAGTCAACCAGAAATATCCCTAGCTAACCTCGCTTATACTCTTTCGCGTCTCGATATCGGCACCCACCGTCTAGCTATTATTGCTTGCGATCTAAAAGATTTAGAAACAAAACTAAATTTTGCTGTAGAAAAACTGGCTGACCCCAATAAGCAGCGCATACAAGCTCGTAATGGCATCTACTACAGCGAAACATCTCACAAGGGAAAAATAGCCTTCCTATTTCCAGGTGAAGGTGCCCAGTATACGAATATGCTGGCCGATCTTTGCCTGTATTTTCCCAAAGTTAGGGAATGGTTCGATCTGTTAGATGAAACTTTCTATCCAGAAAGAGCCTATCCCCCCAGCCGCATAATTTTCCCGCCTCCCACCTGTCTTTCCGCCGCCGCACAAAAACTGACAGAAACGCAATTATACGCTCAAGATGTCGGCGTGGAAATAGTCTTTACTGCTTCCAGAGCTTTGTTAGAATTACTCAACCAGTTCAACATTAACTGCGATGTCATGGTCGGACACAGTGCGGGCGAAACCACTGCGCTCACTGCCTCTGGCATTGTCCGCTTAAAGGATAAATCGGAACTGATCGCGGCGATGCGCCGTCTCAACCGAATTTATCAAGATTTGAAAGCATCAGATAGTATCCCCAAGGGAGCTTTACTGACGATCGGCAATATTGACTCAAATACCCTCAAGCAATACTTGGAAAAATTGCCGGGACGGCTGCATCTGGCAATGGACAACTGCCCTAACCAGGTGGTAATTTTTGGCGATGAAAGCCATATTCACGATGCGATGCGTTATTTTAAAGCCGTCGGCGGAATATGCTCGCTACTTCCCTACGGTCGAGCCAACCACACCCCTTTAAATCAGGCAGTGGCAAACGCTCTTGTATCGTTTTATGCCTCTTTAGACATGGGAGCCGCGCAGACACCTTTGTATAGTTGTGCCATCTGCGAAGCTTTTCCCAGCGAACCAGAGGCAATTCGCGATCTGGCGGCAAAACAGTGGATTAGCCGCGTAAAGTTCCGGGAAACGATCGCCAAGCTTTACGATCTCGGCGTCACAACCTATATTGAAGTTGGCCCAAGAGGAAATCTGACAGCTTTTGTTGATGACATTCTCCGGGGGCGAAATTATTTGGCACTCGCCTCCAATAGCCAGCGAAAATCAGGACTGGAGCAAATTCAAAATTTATTGGCGCGGCTGTTTGTAGATCGAATTTCCGTTAATTTCACCCCGCTTTATCAGTTACGGGATCTAGTTCCGGTTAATTTAGATAAAGCCTTTAATTTGAGTCATCTCAATCAAAAATTGAATCCTACCTTAAAGCTGACTATGCCGATCGCACGGCTGGAACCAGAGTTAGTCCAAACAGTAAAAAACAAACTCCTTTTGCAAACTGACTCTCGCCCAATAGTTGAGCAAACCGATATTGATAAGCTCAAGGTAGATAAGCAGAGTGCTAATGGATCGGGAGAATTACAGTCAACAGTCAACAGAGATCGATCGCTCCCGAACATCGAACGCTCAGTTACCGTTGCTTTTGACTCCCAAGTCACTGTCAGTTCTACCGTTGAAGTTCCAATTTCATCTGTTCCTCCGGTTAAGACTGCTCCTACTGTCAGTAGCCGAGTTTCCGAAGCAACCGCAGACACTCAATTATCAATTCTGTTTGCCCACTTTGACTTAATGCAAGAATTCCTGGTGAGTCAAGAACGGGTGGCCAACGCTATGTTTAGTAATGGGGAAGAATTTAACTCGTTAGTTATTCCCCATTACGAATTACCAACTAGCACAGGTGAATCTGCTTGGCCTTTTTTAGGCGACATATTAGAAAGCGATTACGAGCATTTGTATAGCGTCCGTCGCTTCGATATCAACCAAGATATTTTTCTCCAGGATCACACTATCGGCGGTCAACTTTCTCAAATCCATCCAGAACTTTTGCCCCTGCCTGTAATTCCGTTTACAATCAGCTTGGAAATGCTTGCAGAAGCGGCTGTTTACCTGGTGGGTGGCAATAAAGTGGCGATCGGCTTCCACAATCTCCGAGGTTATCGCTGGTTAGCGCTCGATCGAGGAGAGATCGTTCTTTATATTCAAGCTCAAAGGCAGTCTACTCAGGATGAGCGAACTGGCGATGTCCGGGTGCAGTTATTCCAGTCCGGCACAAGCGATCCCAGCACGCGCCACTTGGTGTTTGAAGGTTCTGTCAGATTGGCCGATCGATACCCGTCTGCTCCTCATACTATGGAGTTTCATCTGGAGCAGCCAGCTGCTTCGCGGTGGTCAGATGCCGAGTTGTATCGTACCGGAATGTTCCACGGCCCTCTGTTTCAAGGGGTCAAACATATTCGACAATGGGGTAAGGAGGGAATAGAAGCAGATTTAGAAGTAATTGGAATTAACGACTTTTTCAGTCACATCGAAAACCCAGTTTTTCAAACCGATGCAGGTTTGCTTGATAACACAGGACAATTAGTCGGCTACTGGGTATCGGACTTGTTTGGACGTTGCGATTTTAATGTCTTTCCCTACTCTGTCCGTGCCATTCATCTGTACGCGCCACCTTTACCCCCCGGCACTTCGATATTGGGACGGGGGTCGATCGAATTCATCGGCAACCAGTTCACCGAAGCTAATATGGATTTACTCGATCGTTCCGGTAAAGTAATTATCAGAGTAGAAAGTTGGCAAGATCGTTACTTCGAGATCCCTTCCCATTACTATGAATGCCGATTACACCCACAAACGTCTTATTTATCCAGGCCCTGGATGCAGACAGAAACTCAATTAGTTTGTCGGCGAATTGACCCCTTTACTGAAAATTTCTTCAACGATTCCTGGGGAATTTGGCTGCGCGTACTCGTCCATTTGATGCTAAATCAAAAAGAACGTGATTTTTGGTACGGCTTGTCCGAAAAAGGGCGGCGTCGTCAAGATTGGTTGTTGGGTCGAATTGCCGCTAAAGATGCCATCCGTCAGTGGGCAAAACAAAACTTCGGTCTGCAACTTGCACCTGTAGATATTGAAGTTTTTGCCACAGACTTGGGTAAACCGCTAGTTTGTTGTCCAGAACTGGAAGCTGTCAGCCCAATTCCCGATATTTCCATCAGCCACAGTCAAGGCTATGTCATAGCAGCTTTAGCAAATTCCAACCAACGCATAGGTGTCGATCTCCAACGCCTCAATCGGATTCATGCCGACGATCTGCTCAGTGGTGCCTTTTCTAGTTCGGAAATTGAACTGCTAGAGAAAATACCACTGTCTCAAACCGAAAAACAAACAATTGTAGTAAGCTTTTGGTGTGCGAAAGAAGCTATAGCCAAAGCAATAGGGACGGGACTTGAAGGTAATCCCAGACAATTCCAAGTTAGCTTTTATTCTCATAAAGACAAGCAAGTCACGATCGCCCACGCCGGTCTATTTTTCCAGGTGAAGCTTTGGTACACTGAGAATGAAGTTTTGGCTATCTGTCAGCACCCCAGTTAG
- a CDS encoding SDR family NAD(P)-dependent oxidoreductase, whose product MQAQREPAADAELLLPVGLYLITDDRLSVADRISDTLRQKGAHTAIVSIDLLAHPEKLIEFVAQQRQIHGSVMGIVHLAPLAVIPIPETISEWRDYTQIHAKSLFNLLQICSEDLQKAGQKGRVLAASLLGGYFGRDGEGGSGLPTGGSSNGLLKTLITEWSGIRAKAVDFDTSIEPDAIATHVIEELLLPAGRLEVGYPQGNRTVFHTVPASLNEELEQSEISNWQFEITSDSVVLVTGGARGITAEIAVDLAQSGCSLIVVGRSPLTAETPETATIENAAQLRQALVKSALGSGKSPTPVQIETQLQQLLTQRAIRQNLEKFKRSGAKVEYLSVDVRNAAEFGNLIDGIYSRYGRLDAVIHGAGIIEDKLIVDKTIASFDRVFDTKVDSAFILSRHLRPESLKLLVFFSSVAGRYGNRGQSDYGAANEVVNRLAWQLHKRWPNTRVVAINWGPWDTTGMASEGVKRQFKERGIIPIPLEAGREFFVRELCFGRKQETEVIAGEGPWEAYEAEHGESQNSKVKSQNINSPTLPSFPLLPSQPELQPNGTVTLKHTFSLSSDPYLADHCLDGKPVLPAAGALEWMAEFVQAAWPEWIVSEVRDLRVLRGLVLESEAGRKVVFKGRASTHADAESLQVTAEIVDPDRNIPFYRAFFILRTHLGEAPSVPSLLGSGTDLDTGTAYREYLFHGPKFQLMTSIDCVNPQGIDARVMPSLSYIWVPSRHQNHSHWLFDPGLIDTAPQLAIVWCRIQQNTTALPSRFGKIVRCAKSLLNKPLKIAFRVKQADEYSLVYDAVFTDEDGQVCFYIVDVESTCNSALNRLANS is encoded by the coding sequence ATGCAGGCACAGCGGGAGCCCGCCGCCGATGCAGAACTACTTTTGCCCGTCGGTCTGTACTTAATTACAGACGATCGGCTATCGGTAGCCGATCGCATCAGCGACACCTTGCGACAGAAAGGCGCTCACACGGCGATCGTTTCCATCGACCTGCTGGCACACCCGGAAAAGCTAATTGAGTTTGTCGCCCAACAGCGTCAAATCCACGGCTCGGTCATGGGAATTGTACATTTGGCACCCCTCGCCGTCATTCCCATACCGGAAACAATATCCGAGTGGCGCGACTATACGCAAATTCACGCAAAGAGTCTGTTTAATTTACTACAGATATGTAGCGAAGATTTGCAAAAAGCAGGTCAGAAAGGTCGGGTACTGGCAGCTTCCTTATTGGGCGGCTACTTCGGTCGCGACGGTGAGGGTGGGTCTGGTTTACCCACAGGTGGCAGCAGCAATGGGTTGTTAAAAACCCTGATTACCGAGTGGTCGGGCATCCGCGCCAAGGCGGTCGATTTCGATACCAGTATTGAGCCGGATGCGATCGCGACTCACGTTATCGAAGAGCTACTGTTGCCAGCAGGTCGCTTAGAAGTAGGTTATCCGCAAGGAAACCGCACTGTTTTCCACACAGTCCCCGCATCTCTAAATGAGGAATTAGAGCAATCTGAAATCTCAAATTGGCAATTTGAAATTACTTCAGATTCGGTAGTGTTGGTCACTGGCGGTGCCCGTGGGATTACGGCAGAAATAGCGGTAGACTTAGCTCAGAGCGGTTGCAGTCTGATCGTGGTGGGTCGATCGCCCCTGACAGCAGAAACCCCGGAAACGGCAACTATAGAAAACGCAGCGCAGTTGCGGCAAGCCTTAGTAAAGTCAGCGCTTGGCAGCGGTAAATCGCCCACACCAGTACAAATTGAAACTCAGCTACAGCAATTGCTGACGCAAAGAGCTATTCGGCAAAACCTGGAAAAATTTAAGCGATCGGGCGCTAAAGTAGAGTATCTGTCAGTCGATGTCAGAAATGCCGCCGAATTTGGCAACCTTATTGATGGCATATATTCCCGTTACGGTCGTTTAGATGCAGTTATCCACGGTGCTGGCATCATCGAAGATAAACTGATTGTCGATAAAACGATCGCTTCATTCGATCGGGTATTCGATACCAAAGTAGACAGCGCTTTTATCCTCAGTCGCCATTTGCGACCCGAATCATTAAAATTGCTTGTCTTCTTCAGCTCCGTTGCCGGACGCTACGGCAATCGCGGCCAATCAGATTACGGTGCGGCTAACGAAGTCGTCAATCGCCTTGCTTGGCAACTGCACAAACGCTGGCCTAACACCCGCGTTGTCGCCATCAACTGGGGGCCGTGGGATACTACGGGTATGGCTTCGGAAGGCGTCAAACGCCAGTTTAAAGAACGCGGTATTATCCCCATTCCTCTGGAAGCCGGTCGCGAATTTTTTGTACGGGAGTTGTGTTTCGGACGTAAGCAAGAAACCGAGGTAATCGCAGGTGAAGGGCCGTGGGAAGCTTACGAAGCCGAACATGGAGAAAGTCAAAATTCAAAAGTCAAAAGTCAAAATATTAATTCCCCCACTCTCCCCTCTTTCCCTCTCCTACCTTCGCAGCCGGAACTCCAACCAAACGGTACAGTTACCCTGAAACATACCTTCTCCCTATCCAGCGATCCTTATCTTGCGGATCACTGCTTAGATGGAAAGCCGGTTTTACCTGCCGCAGGTGCATTGGAATGGATGGCTGAATTTGTGCAAGCAGCTTGGCCAGAATGGATTGTCTCCGAAGTGCGCGACCTCAGAGTATTGCGGGGTCTAGTGCTGGAATCGGAAGCGGGAAGAAAAGTTGTATTCAAAGGTCGCGCTTCTACTCACGCTGACGCCGAATCTTTACAGGTTACGGCAGAAATTGTCGATCCAGACAGGAACATTCCTTTCTACCGCGCCTTTTTTATCCTCCGCACCCATTTGGGTGAGGCTCCAAGTGTGCCATCGCTTTTAGGATCGGGTACAGACTTGGATACTGGTACTGCTTACCGCGAATACCTATTTCACGGGCCAAAATTCCAGCTAATGACATCTATTGATTGTGTGAATCCGCAAGGAATTGATGCGCGGGTAATGCCTAGCTTAAGTTACATATGGGTTCCATCTCGACACCAAAATCACTCTCACTGGCTATTCGATCCAGGTCTAATCGATACAGCTCCCCAGTTAGCAATTGTCTGGTGTCGCATTCAACAAAATACTACTGCCCTTCCTTCCCGTTTTGGGAAAATTGTACGCTGTGCCAAATCATTACTCAACAAACCGCTAAAAATTGCTTTCCGCGTTAAACAGGCTGACGAGTACAGCTTAGTATATGATGCTGTTTTCACAGATGAAGACGGTCAAGTCTGTTTCTATATCGTAGATGTGGAAAGTACTTGTAATTCAGCCCTAAATCGCTTGGCTAATAGCTAA